A window of Chloroflexota bacterium genomic DNA:
GCCAAGACCACTTGTGGCAGCATTACCACCCGATAGTCCCCCTTCTCCTTGAGGGCTAGCTGAAGATACATGGCACAGCCACCGCAGGGGGTGATCACGGTTTTGTTCCGGATGCTGGCCACCAGGGTCTCCAACTGCTGCGGCCTGGTGCAGCACAACCGATGGTTGAGCTGGTTCAGCCGCAGACCTTCGATCCGCTTCAATACTGCCAGGGCCGAGTCCAGGTCAGGCTGGGAGCCCAGATTCCGGTAGTAGTAATGGCAGCCGGCATAATAGTCGGCTTCAAGTTCCAGCCTGCCGCCATGAAAAAGGCGAGCTAAGAGGGTGGGATACCACAATATTTCCTGAGCCACAGCGTTCTTGAACTGGCTGTAGACCATGTCACAGCCGATGCAGAAAAGGATGACCTTGCTGGCCCCCACTTCCTGGGCCTGGTGCAGGTTCTTCTCCAGAAACTCCTGGCCCAGGAGATTGGCCTGTCTCAGTTCCTCATCGCTCTTGTCATCCAGTGCCTGGCGGTAAAACACGTTGCCACAGCAGTGCTCCTGAGGCAGCAAGGTATAGTCTATCTTAAAATGTCTTAGCAATTGGCTGAAGGCCTTTGTGTCCTGGGGCACCAAAGAGGGTAAGAAGCAACTGGCTATCAGGGCGTATTCCGCCTTGTCCACCGTGCGAAAGCCGAACTCCCGGAGGAGTTGATCCCTCTTCTCCACCCCAGAAGCTCCCTGGAGAAGCCCGCTCTCCCGAATATTGGCTATCATTGTTTCGTCTAGCATGGTTCTTTCCTCCCCGTCAGGTTTTTGTCCTGGTTCGGCCTTGACCAATCAGCCGCAGGCCACATCAGGTTAAGGGCTAGCCCTCCAGATGTCAAGGCAAAATAAGACATGGTTCATCAACACCCTCGTGTTATCCTGATCCATACGCCAGCCAGAATTCATGAGAATCACATCTGATAAACCACCAAGCGCAAAGGACTTTAGGTTATGGACAAAAAGTAGTATACTCAGGGCAGGCTGCGCATACAACAAATCCAGTATTAGTACGAAACGTCTAAGAAGCGGTTCAGAAAAGGGTGGTCATTTTGATGGCTTCCAGGACTTGTGTGAAACTAGAAGACTTGAGAAGCCCCGACAGAGCTGGGGGTCCAGGATCTCAGAAGTGCTCAAAATCAAAGCTGAACTGAAAATTGGGCAGCCTCAATCTATAGAAAGGAGGTGTCGTTCAAGATGGATCACAGGCTTTGGCGAGTAGAGGTTGATGGTAAGCAGCATGTAGTCGAATACAAGATCAAGTTCAAAGGAGACGGTGAGGTCTTGGTTGATGGGGTGATAGTTGGTTCATGGCAAGGCTTCTTGGGTGGGCCACCTAAAGAGCAGCCCTTCACCATTGATGGCAAGCCAGCCACCCTCCGCCGCAGAGGCATCATAAACCAGCAGTTTGATCTGGTTTTTGGGGACAGGGTCTACAGCGAGAAGGAGGGAAAGCTTCGAAAACAGGCTAGCCAGTAA
This region includes:
- a CDS encoding (Fe-S)-binding protein, with protein sequence MLDETMIANIRESGLLQGASGVEKRDQLLREFGFRTVDKAEYALIASCFLPSLVPQDTKAFSQLLRHFKIDYTLLPQEHCCGNVFYRQALDDKSDEELRQANLLGQEFLEKNLHQAQEVGASKVILFCIGCDMVYSQFKNAVAQEILWYPTLLARLFHGGRLELEADYYAGCHYYYRNLGSQPDLDSALAVLKRIEGLRLNQLNHRLCCTRPQQLETLVASIRNKTVITPCGGCAMYLQLALKEKGDYRVVMLPQVVLAAASGEGL